GGGCCGTCGGTGGTGACGGGCGCCGCGTCCGGACCGCCGTAGCGCACCCAGGTGCGTGCCGGCGTGAGCGCCTGCGCGTCGACGTACTCGCCGTTCTTCTCGAGCAGCTCGCTGACGTGCCGGAGGAAGGCCATGTGCGCCTCCACGTCCTCGGGCGCCCACTGGTCCATCGGGGGCACGGGACGGTGCGGCTCCGGGCCGCCGCGGTAGTGCTTGAGGAGCAGGTACTTCGGCATCGTGGTCTCCTGGTGTCGTGGGCCGCGCCCGTCGAGGCCCTTCATCTGGTGAGCGGAGCCGGCCGGCGCTTCTCGACATCATGCCGCTCGTAAAAAGCGAAGAGCTGACGAACAGTCCCGGTCGGCCGCCGCCGATGCCGGCGGAGGCACGGTGCATCAGCAACAGGGAAGAAATCACGGCGAAACTCTTGACGCTCTCGAAGGCCGGCCCCTACGGTCCATGCACGACTCATGAAACGATTCAGGAGGGGATCGGATGACCGCCGACGCACCAGGCACGGACAGCGCTCCGCTGCTGGTCCTCGACGGCGTGACGAAGTCCTTCGGGGCCGTCGCCGCGCTGCGCGGGGTGCACCTGGCGCTGCACTCCGGTGAGGCCCACGCCCTGGTCGGCGAGAACGGGGCGGGCAAGTCCACCCTGGTGAAAATTCTGGCCGGCGCGCACGCACCGGACTCCGGCGGGATGACCCTGGACGGGCAACCGCTGCGGCTGCGCGGTCCCGCCGACGCCCGGGCCGCCGGCATCGCGGTCATCTACCAGGAGCCGACGCTCTTCCCGGACCTGTCCGTGGCGGAGAACATCTTCATGGGCCGGCAACCGCTGCGCGGCCTGCGTCGCATCGACACAGCGGCGATGAACCGCGACGCCGAGCGACTGTTTCAGCGGCTGGGGGTCCGGATCGACCCGACCCGCCCCGCGCGTGGGCTCTCCATTGCCGACCAACAGCTCGTCGAGATCGCCAAGGCGATCTCGTTCGACGCGCGCGTCCTGGTCATGGACGAGCCCACCGCCGCGCTCTCCGGTGTGGAGGTCGAGCGGCTCTTCGCGGTCGCCCGGTCGCTCTGCGAGGGTGGGGCGGCGGTGCTGTTCATCTCGCACCGGTTCAACGAGGTGTTCGACCTGTGCCATCGCATCACCGTGCTGCGCGACGGCGCCTGGGTCTCCAGCGACCACGCCGCCGACCTGAGCGTCGACGAGGTGGTGCGGCGGATGGTCGGCCGGGACGTCTCCTCGCTCTACCCGAAGCAGGACGCCGAACTGCGGGACACCCTGCTCGAGGTCCGTGGGCTGACCCGCGCCGGTGTCTTCACCGACGTGTCGTTCTCCGTCCGCGGCGGGGAGATCGTCGCACTCGCCGGGCTGGTCGGCGCCGGGCGCAGCGAGGTCGCCCGCGCCGTCTTCGGCGTCGACCGCTACGACACCGGCGAGGTGCTGGTCGCCGGCCGGGCCGTCCCGGCGGGGAACCCGGGCCGGGCTATCACCGCTGGCATGGCGCTGGTCCCCGAGGACCGACGGCAGCAGGGCCTGGTCATGGAGCTGTCGGTGGAGCGCAACGCCACCCTGGCCCGCCGCCGGGCACTGAGCCGGCTGGGCCTGCTGCTCGGCGGTGCGGAGCGTGCCGAGGCCCGCCAGTGGACGCGGCGGCTACAGGTGAAGGCCTCCCGGCTCGGCGCGCCCGTGGCCACCCTCTCCGGAGGCAACCAGCAGAAGGTCGTGCTCGCCAAGTGGCTGGCCACCGAACCACGGGTCCTGATCATCGACGAACCCACCCGTGGCATCGACGTCGGCACCAAGTCCGAGGTGCACCGGCTGCTCTCGGAGCTGGCCGGCGAGGGCCTGGCGATCCTCATGATCAGCAGCGAACTGCCCGAGGTGCTCGGCATGGCCGACCGGGTCCTGGTCATGCACGAGGGACGACTGGTCCGCGAGCTGCCCCGGGCCGAGGCGGACGAGACCTCCATCATGTTCGCCGCCACCGGTCAAGGAGCGACCGCATGAGCCTCACCGACGCCGGCGCTCCCGAACGGGCCGCCGGGAACGCCCCGACCGACCCCGGTCGGCAGCGCCGTGGCCTCACCGAGCGGCTGCTCGCCGTACGCGAGCTGAGCCTGCTGATCGCGCTCGGCGTGCTGGTCCTGGTGACCACCCTGCGCAATGATCGGTTCCTGAGCGGCCAGAGCATCAAGGACCTGCTGCTGGGCTGCGCGATCCTGGTGATCCTGGCGGTCGGCCAGACCCTGGTCATCGTCACCCGCAACGTCGACCTCTCGGTCGGCTCGATCCTGGGTCTGGTCGCCTTCGCCACCGGCTCGCTGTTCCTCTCCGCACCCGGTACGCCGTGGCCCGTGGCGCTCGTCGTGGGTGTCGCGCTGGGCGCGCTGTGCGGCGCGGTCAACGGCGGCCTGATCGCGGTGGCCCGGGTGCCCGCCCTGGTGATCACGCTCGGCACCCTCTACGCCTTCCGCGGCGTCGACTACTACTGGGCGTCCGGCCGGCAGATCAACGCCGCCGACATGCCCCCGTCGTTCCTGCGGCTGGGCAACCAGACGGTGCTCGGCGTACCGGTGCTGTTCCTCGTCGCGCTGGTCGTCGTCGTCGCCGTCGGCTTCTACCTGCGCTCCTACCGCAGCGGCCGGGAGCTGTACGCGATCGGTTCCGAACCGGCCGCCGCCCGGCTCTCCGGCATCCCGGTGGGTCGACGGGTGTTCGCCGTGTTCGTCGCCAACGGCGCGCTCGCCGGGCTCGCCGGCGTGCTGTACGCGGCCCGGTTCGGCACCCTCGACGCGGCCGCCGGCACCGGCCTGGAACTCCAGGTCGTCGCCGCCGCCGTGGTCGGCGGGGTGGCGATCTTCGGCGGCAGCGGCAGCGCCTACGGCGCGGCGCTCGGCGCCGTGCTGCTGACCACGATCGGCAGCTCGCTGGCCGTCCTGCGCATCGATCCGTTCTGGCAGCAGGCCGTGGTCGGCGCACTCATCCTCGCCGCCATCGGGCTGGACCGGCTCCTGGCCCTGCGGGTGGCGGCCCGGCTCCGAGGGAGAAGCGCGCATGGCGCATGACAGCCTGTACGCCGCACCGCCCACCGCCGAGGCTGAGCCCGGCGCGGGCCGCCTCGCCAGCCTGCGCGGGCTGCTCGGCTCCTGGGACGCGGTGATCGTCGCCGCCCTCGTGGTGGCCGTGCTGGTCGCCAGCCTGACCGTGGAGAACTTCGCCACCGGCCGCAACGCCCAGTTCCTGCTGCTCGACCTGATGCCGTTGGCGCTCATCGCGCTGCCGATGACCCTGATCGTGATCACCGGCGAGATCGACCTCTCGGTGGCCAGCATGGTCGGCCTGTGCAGCACCCTGATGGGGCAGCTCTGGCTCTCCAGTGGACTGTCCCTGGAGCTGATTTGTGTCCTCGTGGTGCTGCTGGGCGCCGTGCTCGGCGCGGTGAACGGCCTCTTCGTCACCGGCTTCGGCCTGCCGTCGCTGGCGGTGACCATCGGCACGCTCGCCCTCTACCGGGGGCTGTCCTTCGTCGTGCTCGGCGACCAGGCGGTCGCGGACTTCCCGGCCGACTGGACCGCCGCCGTGGTGCGCAACATCCCCGGCACGTCGATCCCGGTCGTGGTGGTGCCGCTGCTGGTGCTCGCCGTGATCTTCGGGGTCGTGCTGCACGCCACCGCGGCCGGTCGCGCGCTCTACGCCATGGGCAACAACGACCAGGCCGCCACCTTCACCGGCGTCTCGGTGGCCCGGACGAAGTTCTGGCTCTTCGTGGTCTCCGGTGCGGTGTGCGGGCTGGTCGGCATCCTCTGGACCCTGCGGTACGCCAGCGCCCGTGGCGACAACGCCACCGGCCTGGAGTTGACCGTGGTGACCGCCGTGCTGCTCGGCGGTGTCTCGATCTTCGGCGGTCGGGGCGCGCTGCTCGGTGTGCTGGCCGGCGTGCTGCTCCTCGGCGTCCTGCGCAACGCGCTGCAACTCGCCGACGTCGACGCCAACGCGCTGACGATCGTCACCGGCAGCCTGCTCATCGCATCCGTCGTGCTGCCCAACGCCGTCGCGGACATCCGCGCCCGGCTGCACCGTCGACGACAGCGGCACCCCGTCGCTTCGTGACGTCCCCCGCGTACCAACCACCCCCGGAAGGATGACGATGTCCGCGTACCGCAGAGGCCTCCGTGTCGGGGCCACCAGCCTCACCCTCGCCGCACTGCTGCTCAGCGCCGCTGCCTGTGGCGGCACAACCCGGGACAACTCCAACAACGATGCCGGCGCTGGTAACCAGGCGAGCGGCGCCGCCAATCCCGACGCCGCCATCAAGGAAGGGCTGAAGATCGCCTTCCTGCCGAAGGCGCTGAACAACCCCTACTTCACCGTCTCGGACAACGGCGGCAAGGACGCGGTCACCGAGATCAAGGGCGAGTTCAAGGAGGTCGGCCCCTCCGAGGCCAGCGCCTCGTCCCAGGTCAGCTACGTCAACACCCTGTCCCAGCAGGGCATGGACGTGATCGTCACCTCGGCCAACGACCCGAACGCGATCTGCGGGGCGCTCAACCAGGCCAAGGCGGCCGGCGCGAAGATCGTCACCTTCGACTCCGACACCAAGCCGGAGTGCCGCCAGATCTTCGTCAACCAGGTGACCGCCGAGGGCATCGCCGAGAACCAGGTCAAGCTCATCTCGCAGCAGATCGGCGGCGAAGGCGAGATCGCCATCCTCTCCGCCACCGCCAACGCGACCAACCAGAACGCCTGGATCGCGCTCATGAAGGACGAGCTGAAGAAGCCCGAGTACAGCAAGATCAAGCTGGTCACCGTGGCGTACGGCAACGATGACGACCAGAAGTCCTTCCAGGAGACCCAGGGTCTGCTGCAGTCGTACCCCAACCTCAAGGGCATCATCTCCCCGACCACGGTCGGCGTCGCGGCGGCCGGCCGCTACCTCAGCGGGTCGCAGTACAAGGGCAAGGTCAAGCTGACCGGGCTGGGCACCCCGAACCAGATGCGCCAGTACGTCAAGGACGGCACCGTCGACGCGTTCGCCCTGTGGAGCCCGGCCGACCTCGGTTACCTCGCGGCGTACGCCGGAGCGGCACTGGCCTCCGGCCAGATCACCGGCGCCGAGGGCGACAAGTTCAAGGCCGGCAAGCTCGGCGAGTTCACCGTCGGCAAGGACGGCGTGGTCATCCTCGGCCCGCCCACCGTCTTCGACAAGAGCAACATCGACCAGTTCCAGTTCTGACCGCCCTCCCGGTCGGTGCCGGCGCACGCCGCGCCGCACCGACCGGGGGAGCCGACGGGAGAACCATGCCCCGCGTCTGCTTCACCCTCCAGGTCGACCCGGACCGACTGGACGAATACCGCGCCCGCCACTCGCGGGTCTGGCCGGAGATGCTCACCGCCCTGGCCGAGAGCGGCTGGCACGACTACTCGCTCTTCCTCCGCGAGGACGGCCTGCTCGTGGGCTACCTGGTAACCGACGACTTCGCGGCGGCCCAGGCCGCCATGCAGGAAAGCGACGTCAACGCCCGCTGGCAGGCGGAGATGGCGCCGTACTTCGTCGACCTCGACAACGGCGCCCCCGACCGCGCCATGCGGCCGTTGGACGAGGTCTTCAACCTTGAGGCGCAGCTCGCCGCGCAGAGAGACGGGAGAAACACCTTGACATCCTCCCGGCCCTAAAGAGCCGGGATTCCCCACGGTCACCCGTGAGGGTTCCTGTTTCATCGCCGACTGCCCGCGAGGAGAACTCCTTTGAGGTCTTACGTCAGCTCCACAGGCGTTTTACCTCTCCGCCAGCCCGGCGGCGAGGATGTTCTTGGCTGCGTTGACGTCCCGGTCATGAACCGCTCCGCACCCGGGGCAGGTCCACGACCGGACGGCAAGCGGCATGGTGGTGTTGATTCGGCCACACGTCGAGCAGGTCTTGGACGACGGATACCACCGGTCGATGGTGACCACCTTGCGCCCGTACCAGGCGGCCTTGTACTCCAGCATCCCGCGCAGGTCCGACCAGGCCGCGTCGGAGATGGCGCGGGCCAGGCTGTGGTTGCGGAGCATGTTGCGCACGCTGAGGTCTTCGATCACGACCGTTTGGTTCTCGCGGACGAGTCGGGTGGTCAGCTTCTGCAGGTGGTCCCGTCGCCGGTCGGCGATCCGGGCGTGCACGCGGGCGACCTTGACCCGGGCCTTAGCCCGATTCTCGGAGCCTTTGGCCTTGCGGGCCAGGCTCCGTTGGGCCTTGGCCAGCTTCTTGCGGTCGGCCCGCTCGTGCTTGGGGTTGGCAACCTTCTCCCCGGTGGACAGGGTGACCAGGGTGGCGATCCCGGCGTCCACCCCGACGGACGACCCGACCGCCGGCAGGGGCTGCACGGTGGGGTCCTCGACGAGCAAGGACACGAACCACCGGCCGGCGGCGTCGCGGGACACCGTGACCGTGGACGGCTCCGCACCATCGGGCAGCGGTCGGGACCAAACGATGGAAAGAGGCGTGTCCATCTTGGCCAGGGTGAGCTGCCCGTCGCGCCACCGCAACGCCGACCGGGTGTACTCGGCCGACGCACGGGACCTGCGCTTGGACTTGAACCGCGGGTACCGGGATCGCTTGTCCCAGAATGCGGCGAAGGCGCCCTGGAGATGCCGCAAGCTCTGCTGGAGCGGGACCGAGGACACGTCGTTGAGGAACGCCAGATCCTCGGTGCGCTTCCACTCGGTCAGCATCGCGGAAGTCTGCACGTAGGTGGTCCGTTCGCGGTCCACCGCCCATGCCCGGGTCCGCGCCTCCAGCGCAAGGTTGTAGACCTTGCGCACGCACCCGAACGTTCGGTTCAGCTGATCGGCCTGTTCGCGGCTCGGATAGAAGCGGTACTTGAACGCACGCTTCACCAGCTCACCCACGCCTCACACTGTAGCAATGCATTCTGTAAGCCGAGACTTGAGAGGGGGGAGCGGCGTTTCCTCCCGGCCCTGAACGGCCGGGCTCCACGCCGCGAACCAGATGACGCAGCCTGACGCCCAGACCTTCGAGCGGGTCAAGCAAGCCCTGCGCGGCCAGCGCATCGAAACCCCGTCCTGGGCGTACGCCAACTCCGGAACCCGGTTCAAGGTGTTCCCGCAGGAGGGCGTTCCGCGCAATCCGTACGAGAAGATCGCCGACGCGGCGGTCGTGCACCAGCTCACCGGCGTCGCGCCGACGGTGGCCCTGCACATCCCGTGGGACCGCGTCGACGACTACGCCGACCTGGCCGCGTACGCGGGGGACTACGGAGTCAGCCTGGGCGCGATCAACGCCAACGTCTTCCAGGACAACGACTACAAGCTGGGCAGTGTCACCAACCCGGATCCGGGTGTGCGCCGCAAGGCGATCGACCACCTGCTCGAGTGCGTGGACATCATGGACCGCACCGGCTCCCGTGACCTGAAGCTCTGGTTCTCCGACGGCACCAACTACCCGGGCCAGGACGACATCCGGGCCCGGCAGGACCGGCTCGCGACGGCGCTGCGCGAGACCTACGACCGGCTCGGCGACAACCAACGGCTGCTGCTGGAGTACAAGCTGTTCGAGCCGGCCTTCTACGCCACCGACGTGCCGGACTGGGGCACCGCGTACGCGCACTGCCTGGAGCTGGGCCCGAAGGCGCAGGTGGTCATCGACACCGGGCACCACGCGCCGGGCACCAACATCGAGTTCATCGTGGCGATCCTGCTGCGCGCCGGGAAGCTCGGCGCCTTCGACTTCAACTCCCGCTTCTACGCCGACGACGACCTGATGGTCGGTTCCGCAGACCCGTTCCAGCTGTTCCGGATCATGCACGAGATCATCCGCGGTGACGCGCTGGCGCCGGAGGCCGGCATCGCCTTCATGCTCGACCAGTGCCACAACATCGAGCCGAAGATCCCGGCCATCATCCGCTCGGTGCTCAACGTGCAGGAGGCGACGGCCAAGGCGCTGCTCGTCGACCCGGACGCGCTCGCCGCCGCGCAGCGGGCCGGCGACGTGCTCGGCGCCAACGCCGCGCTGATGGACGCGTACAACACCGACGTCCGGCCGCTGCTCGCCGAGCTTCGGACGGACCTGGGTCTGGACCCGGACCCGATGGCCGCGTACGCCCGCTCCGGATACTTCGACAAGATCCGCGCCGAACGCGCCGACGGCCAGCAGGCCGGCTGGGGCGCCTGACCACACCGAAGAACGCAGACTGGGGACGTGAGAAAGATGCAATCCGAGGTTCAGGCGCTGATCGCGCGCAGCAACCGGCTCGGTGCCGACCCGACGACGACGAACTACGCCGGGGGCAACACCTCTGCCAAGGGCGAGGACACCGATCCGGTTACCGGCGGCCCCGTCGAGCTGCTCTGGGTCAAGGGCTCCGGCGGTGACCTCGGCACCCTCACCCGGGCCGGTCTGGCGGCGCTGCGGCTGGACCGGCTCCGGGCCCTCGTCGACGTCTATCCCGGCATCGAGCGGGAGGACGAGATGGTCGCCGCCTTCGACTATTGCCTGCACGGTCGGGGCGGGGCGGCGCCGTCCATCGACACCGCGATGCACGGACTGGTCGACGCGGCGCACGTCGATCACCTGCACCCCGACGCCGGCATCGCGATCGCCGCGGCCGCCGACGGGCCGGAGTTGACCAAGGAGGTCTTCGGCGACCGGGTGTTGTGGGTTCCGTGGCGGCGGCCCGGCTTCCAGCTCGGCCTGGACATCGCCGCGGTGGCGCGGGCCAACCCGCAGGCGATCGGTGTGATCCTCGGCGGGCATGGCATCACCGCGTGGGGTACGACCAGCGACGAGTGCGAGCGCAACTCGCTGGAGATCATCCGGTCCGCGCAGGCGTTCCTCGACCAGCGGGGAAAGGCCGAGCCGCTCGGCCCGGTCATCAGCGGCTACGAACCGCTGCCAGCCGACGAACGACGGCGGCGGGCGGCGGCGCTGTTCCCGGTGTTGCGTGGCCTCGCGTCCACCGATCGACCGCAGGTGGGTCACTTCACCGACAGTGACGTGGTGCTGGACTTCGTGGCGCGGGAGAGGCACCCCGCGCTCGCTGCCCTCGGCACCTCCTGCCCGGACCACTTCCTGCGCACCAAGGTCCGCCCGATGGTGCTCGACCTGCCACCCGCGGCGCCGCTCGACGACGTGATCGCCCGTCTCAAGGAGCTGCACGCCTCCTACCGCGACGACTACCGCGGCTACTACGAGCGGCACGCCACCCCGGACAGCCCTCCGATGCGCGGTGCCGACCCGGCCGTCGTCCTGGTGCCGGGTGTGGGCATGTTCAGCTTCGGTGCCAACAAGCAGACCGCCCGGGTCGCCGGGGAGTTCTACGTCAACGCCATCAACGTGATGCGTGGCGCGGAATCGGTGTCGAGGTACGCGCCGATCGACGAGGCCGAGAAGTTCCGGATCGAGTACTGGGCGCTGGAGGAGGCGAAGCTCCAGCGCATGCCGAAGCCGAAGGCCCTCGCCACGCGGATCGCGTTCGTCACCGGCGGTGGCTCCGGCATCGGCCGGGCGATCGCCCACCGGCTCGCCGCCGAGGGCGCCTGCGTCGTGGTCGCCGATCGGGACGCGGGGGCGGCCGCCGCCGTCGCCGCGGAGATCGGCAGCACCGACGTGGCGGTCGCCGTCGCCGCCGACGTCAGCGACGGTGACGCCGTGGCCGCCGCCCTGCGCGAGGCGGTGCTGGCCTTCGGCGGGGTGGACCTGGTCGTGAACAATGCCGGGCTGTCGCTGTCCAAGTCGCTGCTGGAGACGACCGAGGCCGACTGGGACGTCCAGCACGACGTGATGGCGAAGGGCTCCTTCCTCGTCTCGCGGGAGGCCGCGCGGGTGCTGCTGGCGCAGGGGATGGGCGGAGACCTCGTCTACATCTCCAGCAAGAACTCCCTGTTCGCGGGCCCGAACAACGTGGCCTACGGTGCGGCCAAGGCCGATCAGGCCCACCAGGTCCGGCTGCTCGCCGCCGAACTCGGCGGCCACGGCATCCGGGTCAACGGCGTCAACCCGGACGGGGTGGTCCGCGGCTCCGGTATCTTCGCCGGTGGTTGGGGTGCGCAGCGGGCGGCCGTCTACGGCGTGCCGGAGGAGAAGCTCGGTGAGTTCTACGCCCAGCGCACGCTGCTCAAGCGGGAGGTGCTGCCCGAGCACGTCGCCAACGCGGTCTTCGTGCTCACCGGCGGGGAGTTGTCGCACACGACGGGGATGCACATCCCGGTGGACGCCGGGGTCGCCGCGGCCTTCCTCCGCTGAGTACGGTTCAGCGGAGATGAGGACGATGTGGTGAGTGCGGCCGCGCACCTCGCCGCCGTGGACGTGGGTGCGTCCAGCGGCCGGGTGATGGTCGCGCGCGTCAGCCCCGGGAAGCTGGAGCTGACCGAGGCGCACCGGTTCCGCAACGAGCCGGTGCGGGTGGCGGGCACCCTGCACTGGGACATCCTGGCGCTCTACCGCGGCGTCCTCGACGGCCTGCACGCCGCCGGTCCGGTCGCCAGCATCGGCGTCGACACCTGGGCGGTGGACTACGGGCTGCTCGACGCCACCGGTGCGCTGCTCGGCAATCCGGTGCACTACCGCGACGGGCGTACCGACGGCGTCGGCGACCGGGTGGCGAAGCAGTTGGGGCAGGAACGGCTCTACACCACGACCGGGCTGCAGCACCTGCCGTTCAACACCCTCTACCAACTCGTCGCCGCCGCCAACACGCCGCAGCTGGACATGGCGCACCGGCTGCTGCTGGTCCCGGACCTCATCGCGTACTGGCTCACCGGCGAGGTCGGCGCCGAGGTCACCAACGCCTCCACCACCCAGCTGTACGACCTGCGTCGGCGCGCCTGGGCGACCGACCTGATGGCCGACGCGGGGATTCGCAGCGAGCTGTTCCCGCCGCTGCGGGAGCCGGGCACGCGGATCGGCCCGGCCCTGCCCGCACTGGGCCTGCCCGGAGGCCCCGCCGTGGTGGCGGTGGGATCACACGACACCGCGTCCGCCGTGGTGGGCGTACCGGCCGCCGGTGAACACTTCGCCTACATCTCCTGCGGCACCTGGTCGTTGGTCGGGGTCGAGCTCGACGCCCCGGTGCTGAGCGAGCCGAGCCGGCGGGCGAACTTCACCAACGAGTCCGGCGTCGACGGCACGTTCCGCTACCTGCGCAACGTGATGGGCCTGTGGCCACTGCAGGAGTCGCTGCGCACCTGGGGCACCACCGACCTGGCCGCCCTGCTCCGGCAGGCGGCCCGGGAGCCGGCCTTCCGCTCCGTCGTGGATCCGGACGACCCCGCGTTCCTGCCGCCCGGCGACATGCCCACGCGCATCGCCGATGCCTGCCGCCGTACCGGCGAGCCGGTGCCGGTGACCCGGGCGGCCACGGTCCGGTGCATCCTCGACAGCCTCGCGTTGGCGCACCGGCGCGCCGTCCGTCAGGCGCAACTGCTCGCCGGTCGCCACGTCGACGCCGTGCACGTCGTCGGCGGCGGGGCTCGCAACGAGCTCCTGTGCCAGCTCACCGCCGACGCCTGCGGCCTGCCGGTGCTCGCCGGGCCGGTCGAGGCCACCGCGCTGGGCAATGTCCTCGTGCAGGCCCGCGCTCTCGGCATCGTCGGCGGCGACCTGTCGGCGCTGCGGGCCGTGCTGCGCGAGACCCAGCAGATCGTGCGCTACGAGCCACGAGGCGCCGAGACGACGTGGCGGGCGGCAGCCCAGCGTCTCGGATGGGAGGACTGAGGATGCGAATAGCGCTGTTCGTCACCTGCCTGGCCGACACCATGTTCCCCGAGGCGGCCAAGGCGACGGTGCGGCTCCTGGAACGGCTCGGTCACGAGGTCGTCTTTCCGCAGGACCAGACCTGCTGCGGGCAGATGCACATCAACACCGGCTATCCGGACGACGCGCTGCGGCTGGTACGCCGGCACGTGCGGACCTTCGCCCCGTACGACGTGGTGGTCGCCCCCTCCGGCTCGTGCGTCGGTTCGGTGCGGCACCAGCACGCGGTGGTGGCCCGCAGGGCCGGCGACGAGCGGTTGGCCAGTCGAGCCGAGGAGGTCGCCAGCCGCACGTACGAGCTGTCGGAGCTGCTCGTCGACGTGCTCGGGGTGACCGACGTCGGCGCCTTCTATCCGCACCGGGTGACGTACCACCCGACCTGCCACTCGCTGCGGATGATCCGGGTGGGGGACAAGCCGCTGCGGCTGCTGCGTCAGGTCCGCGGCCTGGACCTGGTGGAGCTGCCGCAGGCCGAGGAGTGCTGCGGCTTCGGCGGCACGTTCGCCGTGAAGAACGCGGACACCTCGACGGCGATGCTGGCCGACAAGATGCGCCACGTGCTGGCCACCCGGGCCGACGTGTGCACCGCCGGGGACGCGTCCTGTTTGATGCACATCGGCGGTGGACTGTCCCGCCTCCGGGCTGGAGTGCGGACCGTGCACCTCGCGGAGATCCTGGCCAGCACCGAGCCCACCGGCAACCCGGTCGAGCAGGCGCAGCGGCAGACCGGCGGGGTGCGGGCGTGACCCGGACCTTCCTCGGTATGCCCGCCACCGCGCCGCGCGGCGTCGGACACCTGCGCGGCGAGGAGCCCTTCCCGGTCGCGGCCCGGCGGAGCCTCGCCGACGCCCAACTGCGCCGCAACCTCGGCCACGCCACCGCCACCATCCGCGCCAAGTCGGCAGCGGTCATCGACGAGGTCCCCGACTGGCAGGAGCTGCGGGAGGCCGGGCGGGCCATCAAGACCGACACGATGGCCCGGCTGCCCGAGCTGCTCCAACAGTTGGAGGTGGCGGTCACCGCGGCCGGCGGCACCGTGCACTGGGCCGCCGACGCCGTCGAGGCCAACCGGATCGTGACCGACCTGGTCAGGGCCACCGGCAGCGACCGGGTCATGAAGGTCAAGTCGATGGCCACCCAGGAGATCGGCCTCAACGAGGCACTGGAGGCGGCCGGCATCGAACCGGTGGAAACCGACCTCGCCGAGCTGATCGTCCAACTCGGGCGGGACAAGCCCAGCCACATCCTGGTACCCGCGATCCACCGCAACCGCGCGGAGATCCGTGAGATCTTCCTGCGCGAGATGCCCGGCGTCGACCCGGCGTTGACCGACGACCCGGCGATCCTGGCGGCCGCGGCCCGCCGTCACCTGCGTCGTACGTTCCTCAGCACCCGCGTCGCGGTCTCCGGGGCGAACTTCGCGGTAGCCGAGACCGGCACCCTCGCGGTGGTCGAGTCCGAGGGCAACGGCCGGATGTGCCTCACCCTGCCGGACACCCTGATCACCGTGATGGGCATCGAGAAGGTCATCCCGACCTGGGCCGACCTTGAGGTGTTCCTGCAACTGCTGCCCCGGGCCTCCACCGGCGAGCGGATGAACCCGTACACCTCCATGTGGACCGGC
The nucleotide sequence above comes from Micromonospora sp. NBC_00389. Encoded proteins:
- a CDS encoding sugar ABC transporter ATP-binding protein — protein: MTADAPGTDSAPLLVLDGVTKSFGAVAALRGVHLALHSGEAHALVGENGAGKSTLVKILAGAHAPDSGGMTLDGQPLRLRGPADARAAGIAVIYQEPTLFPDLSVAENIFMGRQPLRGLRRIDTAAMNRDAERLFQRLGVRIDPTRPARGLSIADQQLVEIAKAISFDARVLVMDEPTAALSGVEVERLFAVARSLCEGGAAVLFISHRFNEVFDLCHRITVLRDGAWVSSDHAADLSVDEVVRRMVGRDVSSLYPKQDAELRDTLLEVRGLTRAGVFTDVSFSVRGGEIVALAGLVGAGRSEVARAVFGVDRYDTGEVLVAGRAVPAGNPGRAITAGMALVPEDRRQQGLVMELSVERNATLARRRALSRLGLLLGGAERAEARQWTRRLQVKASRLGAPVATLSGGNQQKVVLAKWLATEPRVLIIDEPTRGIDVGTKSEVHRLLSELAGEGLAILMISSELPEVLGMADRVLVMHEGRLVRELPRAEADETSIMFAATGQGATA
- a CDS encoding RNA-guided endonuclease InsQ/TnpB family protein — encoded protein: MGELVKRAFKYRFYPSREQADQLNRTFGCVRKVYNLALEARTRAWAVDRERTTYVQTSAMLTEWKRTEDLAFLNDVSSVPLQQSLRHLQGAFAAFWDKRSRYPRFKSKRRSRASAEYTRSALRWRDGQLTLAKMDTPLSIVWSRPLPDGAEPSTVTVSRDAAGRWFVSLLVEDPTVQPLPAVGSSVGVDAGIATLVTLSTGEKVANPKHERADRKKLAKAQRSLARKAKGSENRAKARVKVARVHARIADRRRDHLQKLTTRLVRENQTVVIEDLSVRNMLRNHSLARAISDAAWSDLRGMLEYKAAWYGRKVVTIDRWYPSSKTCSTCGRINTTMPLAVRSWTCPGCGAVHDRDVNAAKNILAAGLAER
- a CDS encoding L-rhamnose mutarotase, whose product is MPRVCFTLQVDPDRLDEYRARHSRVWPEMLTALAESGWHDYSLFLREDGLLVGYLVTDDFAAAQAAMQESDVNARWQAEMAPYFVDLDNGAPDRAMRPLDEVFNLEAQLAAQRDGRNTLTSSRP
- a CDS encoding YciI family protein translates to MPKYLLLKHYRGGPEPHRPVPPMDQWAPEDVEAHMAFLRHVSELLEKNGEYVDAQALTPARTWVRYGGPDAAPVTTDGPHPETSDLAAGWYMIDVESHERAVELAAYVSSEPGPGGTPLYEWIDVREVMSGTPSED
- a CDS encoding ABC transporter permease; amino-acid sequence: MAHDSLYAAPPTAEAEPGAGRLASLRGLLGSWDAVIVAALVVAVLVASLTVENFATGRNAQFLLLDLMPLALIALPMTLIVITGEIDLSVASMVGLCSTLMGQLWLSSGLSLELICVLVVLLGAVLGAVNGLFVTGFGLPSLAVTIGTLALYRGLSFVVLGDQAVADFPADWTAAVVRNIPGTSIPVVVVPLLVLAVIFGVVLHATAAGRALYAMGNNDQAATFTGVSVARTKFWLFVVSGAVCGLVGILWTLRYASARGDNATGLELTVVTAVLLGGVSIFGGRGALLGVLAGVLLLGVLRNALQLADVDANALTIVTGSLLIASVVLPNAVADIRARLHRRRQRHPVAS
- the rhaS gene encoding rhamnose ABC transporter substrate-binding protein; this encodes MSAYRRGLRVGATSLTLAALLLSAAACGGTTRDNSNNDAGAGNQASGAANPDAAIKEGLKIAFLPKALNNPYFTVSDNGGKDAVTEIKGEFKEVGPSEASASSQVSYVNTLSQQGMDVIVTSANDPNAICGALNQAKAAGAKIVTFDSDTKPECRQIFVNQVTAEGIAENQVKLISQQIGGEGEIAILSATANATNQNAWIALMKDELKKPEYSKIKLVTVAYGNDDDQKSFQETQGLLQSYPNLKGIISPTTVGVAAAGRYLSGSQYKGKVKLTGLGTPNQMRQYVKDGTVDAFALWSPADLGYLAAYAGAALASGQITGAEGDKFKAGKLGEFTVGKDGVVILGPPTVFDKSNIDQFQF
- a CDS encoding ABC transporter permease is translated as MSLTDAGAPERAAGNAPTDPGRQRRGLTERLLAVRELSLLIALGVLVLVTTLRNDRFLSGQSIKDLLLGCAILVILAVGQTLVIVTRNVDLSVGSILGLVAFATGSLFLSAPGTPWPVALVVGVALGALCGAVNGGLIAVARVPALVITLGTLYAFRGVDYYWASGRQINAADMPPSFLRLGNQTVLGVPVLFLVALVVVVAVGFYLRSYRSGRELYAIGSEPAAARLSGIPVGRRVFAVFVANGALAGLAGVLYAARFGTLDAAAGTGLELQVVAAAVVGGVAIFGGSGSAYGAALGAVLLTTIGSSLAVLRIDPFWQQAVVGALILAAIGLDRLLALRVAARLRGRSAHGA